TGATACTCAATACTCAAATAACTCTTAGTTGAGACAAAGAATAATTctgctttatattttttaatgaaatgagTTATGTACCCCAGGGAGATAAGAGACATCAACATGAGATCGAAGAAATTAAGACACACCATTTCCTAAATAagtcaacatttctcattctcCTTTTGAACAGCCACAGGTTCCTGTCTTCTTACAGGAATTTTAGAAATTTGAGAACTACTCACTGACTACAATGGGTCTAATTGAACCATAGCCatgtcctcttctctttcctcatcaTTGATGGGTTCTGATTGGATGCAGCAGTTAATAATGAGAGATTTTATGTACAGTCTGAATACATAGGTTATAGATGCTCCCTGGCGTGCTTGAGAAGATGGCTTTAGGACCTCAGCGGGCTGACCTTCACAAATGGGAGGCATTGCCTTTCCAAGGGCAGCTTTAGTGTCTCCTTTgagaaagtaattttcttttgtgAGTAACGTGCTGTATCATGGTTTATAACAACAGGAGGAACTGAAAGTTACAGAACCTGGGAGGCAGGAAAGGGCTGTCTGAGGAATAACAAGAACCGATTTTATTCTATGCCACACTAAGATGAAAAGGCATCTTTTAAAAGCTTTTAGTGGGCTTTCCTTTGTCCTCATCATGTTCTGGAACATATCTAATGCATCTTGTATCTTTGAAAGGAAGGGGGCAAAAAAGGAACCATTTTAGAGAAGAATTGCCATCATCAAACAGATTTTATCTGACATGGAGTTGGAGACATGAGCTCCTTGTGAAGCTCACAAGTCCTCATCAAGCTACCATGCTATGGGGGCACAGAATGCTCTGATTGCAAGTTTAGAAAGATTGCATTCTGAAACGGTGGATTTGAGTTTTCTCCAAGAAGGTTCAATGCAATGGCTTCCTAATTTAGCAAGGAAACATGGCCAAATGCACAAAAGTGTTCTCAGAATTCCttgtgtaattttattttatttttcttttatctttattttttcgttatcttttttattagatattttctttatttacatttcaaatgttatcccctttcctagttttcccttgAAGCTCTCTAAGTAAAgttctcctcagctcagttctgactcttctcttttttcctcagcacttatacatcttgCAGAATACATGAGCACATGGTTCATCGCAAgttcacacataaatacaaatcctaaattgAAATAGagatttacaacagagaatgtttacatgcatatccattaagaGTAATTATCTGGTGTTcattcatcacctgtcacagctccacaggttcactgacagttaaaaaccataactaagttattagtgaagttttgtataggtaaacccagtcaatattttattttatctcttaGGACCTACATTAAATCTTTAGTCCCTTTTTATtacctttggttaatggttttacagcCACATGGGATGTGGTCTGAGTAGTAGAGAGTCTAGTTACTATCTAGAActaattaactggtgacacatggGAGACTGTTAGAGTTCttattgcagttttgactatcagaaaaggacctaatagcagtcccactataaaagagcttaataaatactgatataattttagaattcttataggatcatcattaagaattaagaaatcatctatttgtctatataacaTCACTATAATACAGTATATCCTcatagatctgcagagatcttCTCAAAAGGAGTGGGCTAATAGATAGTGATTGtcacatatatttaataatacaggaaaggcatattaatagcaggaatctttcctaaaatgattttctcctggATCTTTTCTATCAGAGATCCGTTGTAGATTTTTATCTAAGGCGATCACCTCAGGAAGATCACCTACTAGTTATTAGCTTGCCCTATGATGGGTCCTGACATCTCTTCCTTTTGAATAATATAAATGAAGAGTATGAATCTCCCTCTGAGCAGATCTGATAGCAGACCCTAAGTGCTTGAAGATGActggaagaagaaatagaagcagaataaTTAATCCTATAATAATACCCCAATTTATAAGAAAATTATAAAGacttatctttaacaaaatttacaattgaattttaaaaataattggccaATTCTGCTGCTGAAGAACTTTTCAGTCTGGAGTGACTGATGACATTGATCTGGGAATGTAAGTTGTGAATTGTTTCACATACCATGCAGATGtgcttgtttctgtttccagagcACCTTTGACCTATTTTCGGCCAGAGGAGTGACACAAATCCATTTATAATTGGCATGACATGAGGTAGTTAAatgtgttttaatattttgaacCTGAGTTCTTATGTAAAAGATGGCTTTCTCTAAAGCATTGATTCTATTTGCCAAACCTCTATCAATCCTATCCTGAGTAATCAATGccaaggaaatatttttttgttaGGAATTTACATGATTAGTGGTGTGTACCTGTTGGACTAGGGAGGCAGCAGAAGTTGCAACCTACACTAtccactattgtggatgccaacaagcgcttgttgacaggagcctgatacagctgtcttcaaAGAGGCTCTGCtgatgcctgacaaatacagaagtggattctcacagcaaTCCATTgtatggagcacagggtcctcaatgaaggagctaggaaaagtacccaaggagctgaaggggtttgcagccccatatgagtaacaacaatatgaactaaccagtatctctagagctccctgggactaaaccaccaaccaaataaacacatggtgggactcatggctttagctgcatatgtagcagaggatggcctggttggtcatcaatgagaggagaggcccttggtcctgtgaaggttctatgccccattataggtgAATGCCTGGGCCAGGTGGCAGGAGTGAGTgtgttggggagcaaggggaagggggagggaatggggcctttggaggggaaactaggaaagaggataacatttgaaatataataaaaaaatatctaataaaaagaaaaacgaaaataaaaggataatatgtatagaagggagtgaagattcccaacttaaaaggccagtaaacatcttttttttttttttttttatagaacagCAGACACCTTTATTACACTACACATGAGGCTCATTTGCCTTTCCGGGCTTTGATCTTCCGCAGATAGAACTCCAGTTCCTTGCCTTCGAGCACATAGCCGTCTGCTCTGCCACACTGGCCTGGTCGTGAGGCAATACAGGCTAGAAGCTTGCCCTGCTGGAACTGCTCCTCCAGGAGGCTGCTGATTTtggcattctttttcctttcgtcgtatttcttttgaattttctttgatcgttttttgtttaaaatctctTCCTCCTCAGGAGTCAGCTTGGCCCCCTTCTTGCGGCCCAGGGGCAGTGCATAGTGGGACTCGTACCACTGTCGGTACGGCGTGCTGTCAATAAGCACGATGCAGTTCTTCACCAGGGTCTTGGTGCGGACAAGCTCGTTGTTGGATGCATTGTAGACAACATCAATGATCCTTGTTTTGCGAGTACAACACTCAGAGCCCCAGGAAAAGTTCCCCACATCCAATCTCAGGGCACGGTACTTCTTATTGCCTCCTCGAACTCGGACTGTGTGTATGCGGCGAGGGCCAATCTTCGTGTTGGCAGCGGGCCGTCCCAGCTCATACTTTCGCTTCTTGTGGTAGGGTTTTCGCTTACCCCCGGTCTTGCGGCGCTTGTGCCAGTTGTCCCGAGAGATGCCCATCGCTCGGCGCTGGCTGGAAAgagccagtaaacatcttcaatagaattatagaagaaaacttccctaaccaaaTGAAAGAGGTGCCCATAAAAATACAAGAGGCTTATAGAACTCCTGATAGAtcggaccagaaaagaaattcctcctgtcatataatagtcaaaataccaaatggacaaaacaaataaagaatattaaaagcagtaagggaaaaatgtcaagtaacacataaaggcagacctatgaaAATAACAtgagacttctcatcagagactatgaaagctagatgatcctgggcagatgtcatacataatctaagagtacacaaatgccagccccgtCTGCTATGCCAAACAAAACTCtctattaccatagatggagaaaccaagatcccatgacaaaaccaaatttacataatatctttccacaaatccacccctacaaaggataatagatagaaaacaccaacacaaggagggaaactacaccctagaaaaagcaagaaagtaatcttctttcaacaaacccaaagaagatagtcttacaaacataaaaataacatcaaaaattacaggaagcaacaatcactattccttaatatctcttaacatcactggactcaattccctaataaatagacacagaaaatcagactggatatgtaaacagaacccaacattttgctgaatacaggaaactcacctcagtgtcaaagaaagacactacctcagaataaagaggaaaacaattttccaagcaaatggtctcaagaaacaagctggagtagccattctaatattgaataaaagcaactttcaactaaaaattatcaaaaaggataagaaaggacacttcatactcatcaaaggaaaaatctaccaagaatcTATGCTTCAAAGGCAAGGGTACCcacactcataaaaaaaaaaaaactttactaaagctcaaagcacacattgcaccccaaacaataatagtgggagacttcaactcccTACTCttgtcaatggacagatcatggaaacacaaactgtaCTGgcaggttttgggtgtcaacttgacacaggctggagttatcacagagaaaggagcttcagtttgggagatgcctccaagagatccagctgtaaggcattttctcaattagtgatcaagggggaaaggccccttgtgggtgggaccatctctgggctggtagtcttgggttctataagagagcaggctgagcaagccaggggaagtaagcaagccagtaaagaatatccctccgtggcctctgcatcagctcctgcttcctgacctgcttgagttcccctttcctctccaactgtttcttggtcatgatgtttgtgcaggaatagaaaccctgaataagacacaaactaaacagacactTGAAACTAACTGAATTTACagaccaaatagatttaacaggtatctatagaacattttatcctaaaacaaaaggctataccttcttctcagtaccttctccaaaattgagcatataatctgtcacaaaacaggcctcaacacatacacgaagattgaaataatcctatgaattctatcagatcaccatgagtTAAGACTAATctacaatataaataaaaacaacaaaagaaaggccacatacacatgaaagctgatgAACGccatactcaatgataacttggtcaaagaagaaataaagaaattaaagatttttataatttaatgaaaatgaaggtacaacatacccagacTTACGGGACGTGATGAAAGCAGTGCTGAGGAAAAAttagctcttagtgcctccaaagagaaagtggagagagcataaactagcagcttaacagcacacctgaaagctctagaacaaaaagaagcaactacacccaacaggagtagacagccagaaataatcaaactcggggctgaaatcaaccaagtagaaacaaaacgaactatacaaagaatcaacaaaccaggagctggttctttgagaaaatcaacaagatagataaacccttagccagactaaccaaagggcacagaaacagtatccaaattaacaaaaatcagaaatgaaaaaggagacataacaacagaaactgaggaaattaaaaaaatcatcagatcctactacaaaagcctatattcaacaaaactggaaaatctggatgaaatggacgattttctagacatataccaaataccaatgttaaatcaggatcaggcaAACCTTCTagacagtcccataacccctaaagaaatagaagcagtcatttaatttaaagtctcacaaccaaaaaaaaaaaaaaaaaaaaaagcccaggaccagatgggtttagtgcataattctatcagatcttcaaagaagtcctaataccaatacttttcaaactattccacaaaatagagatAGAAGGAACAccactcaattcattctatgaagccacagttttgctgagtattgtgtcttggagatggaacagtttctgACTAATCAGGAAAAatttcacaatttcctttcatagaggacttcataagagattttttttctacttctatcatgtttaatgttccaaatagattttaaaaactgaaaaaaaatagtgCCAGGCTATGCTAGGAGCCATCAGCTCTGCCTTTAATTGTTTACTGCCATTAGCAGTGGTTGATAGTAGGTGCCATCAGTGCTTAGCTGCTTTTGTTGGGTACCATCAGAACCTGGGTTATGCCAAGTGCCATCAGCTCTGCCTTTAATTGTTTCCTGCCATCAGTAGTGGCTGGTAATAGGTGCCATCAGCACCTGGATAGTTTGTTTGGGTACTATAAGTGCCTAGAGTATGCCAGGAGCCATCAGCTCTGGCCTTAATTGCCTGCTGCCATAAGCAGAGACTGATATTAGGTGCCATTAGTGCCTAGCTGTTCTGTTGGGAGCTATCAGTACCCCTTTTAGATCAGAAGCCATCAGCTCTGGTTTGCTTGCATTTTGTAGGTATCTCTCAGGATGGCACAAAGAACAGACAGAGTTCTTTACAGATGTTATTAAGCATACTCTTAAAGAAAAAGGCTAGCACTAGCCAGCTGactgacttttttttccatttgtacagATACTCCCTGGGTTTCCAGGAAGGAGAACTTTAGATGTGGATGCATGGGAGAAAGTAGGGTTAGATATTAAAAACTGGTTTACAGAGAATGGAGGATTAGGCATGCCCCTTACAGTGTTTGCTATGTGGAATGTGCTTAGGAAGGCATTGGCAGATGACAAAAAGCTATATGTGCTCAGAAGACAGTAGATTCACCTCCTTGTGAGGGGACTCCATTACTACAGTCTTGCTCAGGATCTCAGAACAATGTTTATTCCTCAACAGAAAAGTCTGAGAAAAGTAGCTCAGGAGAGGGTAGTGAtgagtcagaagaggaaaaaatcAAGCTCAGAGGAGGAGTCTGATTCTGAAAATAAATTGACAAAATATCAGAAACATATGTGGCCTACCATGCAGTATTTAAATATAAGTCATTCCACAAGATCCTTTGAAAAACTTAGAAAGAAACCAAAGGGGCCTATTGGATCTGCTGCTGGTGTACTTCAAACTCAGCAACAGGGTAAATTGTTAGGCGGTTTTCCAGTGAGTATAGAGAAAGCCAAAGAGGATAAGGATCCTGTATGGAACCCTTGCCATTTAAATTGCTTATGATTCCTCATAATTGGTTTAAAATAGCCAGAGCCTACCTAACTAAAGATGAATTTTTACTGTGGATGGATATTTATAAGAacttggctcaaaaaaaaaagagttatctaAGATGTctggaaaaaaagaggagaatGAAAGAGTTAACACATGATATGTTTGTGGGTATTGGggaatggtttgaagaaacaactCAACCAAAAATGACAAAGGAAGTGATAGTTAAAATATCAGCTTCAGCCCTGGAAGCATGGAGATCTGTTAGTTGTTAGCGGGTCCTATGATGGCTTCTGACAAGGACTGACCCTTTTATGTGCCCCAAGAATTCACAGATGATGTAGATTTTGGGGTGgtccaactcaaagccctggatctgagcctgggtggtagctgcGCTGAGCTGCAGGGTGCTGTTGGCTCTCTCTTATCTGCGTCACCAGGTCGAGTTTTCTAGTACTGTTAGGCTAGGCCACTCAGTGTGCCATCTGCAGGAGAcaaggtcagctctcctgctctcatgctctTGCGGCTGTCTCACCTGTATCCATGCCTCCAGAGCTAGTTCTACTGTGTTGCCCAGTGGAGGTTTCCGGCCCACTCTTCCTTGTGCTGCAGCCAGCGTGAGGCTGGGCCAGTTCTCCTGCTTTTATccccttggggctggctcacctgtcTTTGCTTTCAGGGACAGgtccactgtgttgcccaggtgaggtgtAGGGTCCGCTCTCCCACCAGTGGGGCCAAGGCCAGTTCTTCTGCTCTTGACCTCAGGTCCAGCATTCCTGGTTACCACAGGTAacaaagggtggggtggggaaaggaCATCATCCCCTTCTCACTCTACCTCATGACATGAATGGCTGGGCCAGCTTTTTCTACTTTCACATCCATGAGGCCAACTCACCTGTGCTCCATCCACCAGTCCCAGCTGCAGGGCCTTCTGTTgacaaggggcagggccagcttgATTCTCATTACCCAGTTGCCAGCTCTCCCAACAGCTGCAAGAGACCAGGGGCTAGTGGGAGAAGGGCATCACCTCTTCTCTTGTATCACCTCACGGCAAAAGAGTGCTGGGCAGCACTCCTGTGCTCTTGTTCTTTAGCTGGCTCATCCTTGCCCCATTATCAGGGTGTGCTCCACTCTGCTGTTCAGGTGAGGTGCTGGGTCCACACTCTTTCCAGTGCTGTGGCTTCAGGTGAGTAGTGGGGTCAGCTTTCCAGAGTGCTGCATCCAGTGACAGGCAGGGTTAGTTCTGAACAGCCACTGGACAGCCAAGTGGTCGCAGGTCATTGCCAGACTGGGGATGTCCTTATGGTCTCTAGTGGTAGTATGAGCCATGGACATTGACCTCAACCTTTGCCACTGCATAGTCACGTACTGAGACATGTCCCTCAGCAGCATGGGCGGGGACTTCACTATGGCTTCAGGAGCCTGGGCTGGCTACTCACAGCAGgttatttctctcttctctaaagtctccagttccatcttcCTTCATTAGGCTCAAACTGttctgcttctctttttcttctgtctgtcCAGCACATGCTTGCACATTGAGGAGGGTCCTGTGTGGGCTGGCCACATGGCTGGAGGGTCTCTGGGTGACCTCCTTTGTCCAGGTCTTGTGGCATGTTGGTAAGCGGGCCTCTAGGTGTCTACAGCAGACCCATGTGCCATAGTAGGTCAGTCTATGGATATCTTCTCCCTCCCATATATGAGTAGTAACAGTAggcagggctctgtgtgtttatgATCTACCCATTCTGTGTAGTGGGGGAAGGTCTGTGGGTGTCTTTCCCCACTCATGCCATGTGGCATGGAGATTGGCAGGTGTCTGATTTTCTCCCTACTTTAAGTTTAACCTCCACTGCAATCAGCATAGCCCTGAGATTCTGTGATGACCTCATTGTCACTGAAACTCAGCTCAGCAGCCAGAGGTCCCAGGGGCCCAAGGCATGTTAGGTAGtagtattttctctctctctctctttcttttcctccctccctccctccctcccttccttccttccttccttccttccttccttccttccttctttccttcctccctcccttcctttctctctctctattgccTACAGTAATAGGTTTCATTATGGTATCTTCATACATTCCTTGTTACTATTTATTCCCTTCTCCAATGGCCCTCCCTGTCTCCAAGTCCACTTCATCAATGTTCCCTTCTGTATTCTCCAATGGCTTCATTTCTCCTTTCATGGCACATGTATTCTGTCACCCTCTCCTTTAATACCTCttctaaacacacaaacacatacaccccTAGATACTGCATATTACAAAAAAGATGGAGGCTTTGGCTTTTCTGAGTCTAGCTTATTTACTCAACTTAGTGACATCCAGTTTTATCTATTTTCCTATAAATGTCATGATTTTATTCTTGTTTAAAGCTAAATAAGATTCGATGGTTTATACTTGCTACGTTTTTCATTCATCTGGTGATGGACATCTAGACCGGTTCCATTTCTTAGCTTCTGTGAATAATGCAACTTTAAATATGGATGCAAATCTAAACCTTCCTGGATGTCATAAACATGTAAGTATATCAGCAAATAAATTTAAAGACCATTTTCCCAGTGAACAAAGTCTTCaaatatttgcaaactgaattcaaggaAATATTAAGATGATTATACAGCATGATTAAGTAGGTTTCATCTAGAGATGCAAAGTTGGTTTAATATGCAAATGCATAAATACAATATGCTATGTATAGAAATTTAAAGGCAGAAATCACATAAACATGTGGATGCAGAACAGGCATTTCAGAGAGCTCAGCTTGGTTTTATGATAAGAGCCTTGCAGAAGTTAGGAATAGATAGGAATATAGCAAAGTAACCATAGACATATATGACAAACCTTCAGCCAACATTATACTATGGGAAAAACAGAGTATTTCTTTAAAACCTGAGAATGACAAAGATGTCCACTGTCACAAGtcttattaaatataatatttgaagtcttagctagcATATTAAGACAAGAGGAAGAACTAAGAGGGATGAGAATAgtagaggaagaagtcaaagtatccctTTTTGTAGATGGCATGCTTCTGTCCTTAAAAGAATTTGTATAATTTACCAGGAAACTCAGAGATAAAATGAACATTTTCAGTAAAGTTGCAAGATACAAAACTAATATACTAAAATCAGTAGCTTTCATTTATGCCTATAATAaactcacagagaaagaaagcagaaaaaattGCATTTAacataaataacaaacaaaacataaatccaATCAACCAAGCAACagccccccccaaacaaaaacagCTTCCAGCAACCCGTG
This Mus musculus strain C57BL/6J chromosome 7, GRCm38.p6 C57BL/6J DNA region includes the following protein-coding sequences:
- the Gm15501 gene encoding ribosomal protein S8-like produces the protein MGISRDNWHKRRKTGGKRKPYHKKRKYELGRPAANTKIGPRRIHTVRVRGGNKKYRALRLDVGNFSWGSECCTRKTRIIDVVYNASNNELVRTKTLVKNCIVLIDSTPYRQWYESHYALPLGRKKGAKLTPEEEEILNKKRSKKIQKKYDERKKNAKISSLLEEQFQQGKLLACIASRPGQCGRADGYVLEGKELEFYLRKIKARKGK